A DNA window from uncultured Methanoregula sp. contains the following coding sequences:
- a CDS encoding pyridoxal-dependent decarboxylase, with translation MVEKTKKAIKKAAGSSTAKAEDVEVKALFLGPRSENRDYFKNMLTFLMDEHLHWRRDFHPEDPNVTSAVEMRSEHFQATLDRTSEVLLDLSAKLKEDSMPWFSARYLGHMNSDTLMVANLAYMATILYNPNNCAYEASPVTTVLEIEAGKDMATMLGLDPETSWGHITTDGTIANYEGLWMARNIKSFPLAVKKVKPELVKGMDDWQLQNMPTGKILDLVDKVRKAGCFDAVRNETVRGTGVGKGTLGVVLVPQSKHYSWVKGADVLGIGNKNLIEIQVNNNFHMDLDVLKKTIDEHVAKKIPIIAVVAVVGTTEEGSVDEIARIVKLRAEYEKKGISFYFHIDAAYGGYSRALYLDENSRFMEYDELRKRLKSDKIFIHDHTYPSRLTYDSYKAMGQADSITIDPHKMGYVPYAAGGIAVKDRRILDLISYFAAYVFESGENAPTLLGSYIMEGSKAGATAAAVWASHRVIPLNITGYGQIIGRSIEGAQMFTRALQKTKSLKVKGREFIIEPLVETPDFNIVCMAFNEKGNTNLDRMNELNEAIYNESSYISGPVYKNDWITSKTALSDEDYGVAPKAFVKRLGIPEKEWNRVKSVYVLRICVLNPFISHSEHIPVAWENYLEIMKKKIEQAIENEK, from the coding sequence ATGGTCGAGAAAACAAAAAAAGCAATAAAAAAGGCCGCTGGCAGCAGCACGGCAAAGGCAGAGGATGTTGAAGTAAAAGCCCTCTTCCTCGGGCCCCGGTCGGAGAACCGGGATTATTTCAAGAACATGCTCACCTTCCTCATGGACGAGCACCTCCACTGGAGACGGGACTTCCACCCGGAAGACCCGAACGTGACCTCGGCTGTCGAGATGCGCAGCGAGCACTTCCAGGCAACCCTTGACCGGACGTCGGAAGTACTCCTGGATCTCTCCGCAAAACTCAAGGAGGATTCCATGCCCTGGTTCTCGGCCCGGTACCTCGGGCACATGAACAGCGACACCCTCATGGTCGCAAACCTGGCGTACATGGCCACCATCCTCTACAACCCGAACAACTGTGCCTATGAAGCCTCGCCCGTGACCACGGTCCTCGAGATCGAGGCGGGAAAGGACATGGCAACCATGCTCGGGCTCGACCCGGAGACATCCTGGGGCCATATCACTACCGATGGCACGATTGCCAATTATGAGGGGCTCTGGATGGCCCGGAACATCAAGTCGTTCCCCCTTGCGGTCAAGAAGGTAAAACCCGAACTGGTCAAGGGGATGGACGACTGGCAGCTCCAGAACATGCCCACGGGAAAAATACTCGATCTCGTGGACAAAGTGAGAAAAGCCGGCTGTTTCGATGCGGTCAGGAACGAGACCGTCCGGGGCACCGGGGTCGGAAAGGGAACGCTCGGGGTTGTCCTGGTTCCCCAGTCCAAACACTACTCCTGGGTCAAGGGAGCCGATGTTCTCGGGATAGGGAACAAGAACTTGATCGAGATCCAGGTGAACAACAACTTCCACATGGACCTGGATGTCCTGAAAAAGACCATCGATGAGCATGTTGCAAAGAAGATCCCGATCATCGCCGTCGTGGCGGTTGTGGGAACAACCGAAGAGGGATCGGTGGATGAGATCGCCCGGATCGTAAAACTAAGGGCTGAATACGAGAAGAAAGGGATCTCCTTCTACTTCCATATCGATGCGGCGTATGGCGGCTATTCCCGGGCGCTCTACCTGGACGAGAACAGCCGGTTCATGGAATACGATGAGCTCAGGAAGCGCCTGAAATCCGACAAGATCTTTATCCACGACCACACGTATCCGAGCAGGCTTACCTACGACTCCTACAAGGCGATGGGCCAGGCGGATTCGATCACGATCGATCCCCACAAGATGGGCTATGTCCCGTATGCAGCCGGGGGCATTGCAGTTAAGGACCGGCGCATCCTCGACCTGATCTCCTACTTCGCTGCCTATGTCTTCGAATCCGGCGAAAATGCCCCCACGCTTCTTGGGAGTTACATCATGGAAGGCTCGAAAGCCGGTGCAACTGCGGCGGCGGTCTGGGCCAGCCACCGGGTCATTCCCTTAAATATCACCGGCTACGGCCAGATCATAGGCCGATCCATCGAAGGGGCCCAGATGTTCACCCGGGCTCTCCAGAAGACAAAGAGCCTCAAAGTCAAGGGACGGGAGTTCATTATCGAGCCGCTGGTTGAGACCCCGGACTTCAATATCGTCTGCATGGCCTTCAACGAGAAAGGCAATACAAATCTCGACAGGATGAACGAGCTCAACGAAGCCATCTACAATGAATCCTCCTACATCAGCGGCCCGGTGTACAAGAATGACTGGATCACCTCGAAGACGGCCTTGAGCGATGAGGATTACGGCGTTGCCCCCAAGGCCTTTGTCAAGCGCCTCGGGATTCCGGAGAAGGAATGGAACCGGGTCAAATCCGTGTACGTCCTGCGGATCTGTGTCCTCAACCCGTTCATCTCCCATTCGGAGCATATCCCGGTTGCATGGGAGAACTACCTTGAGATCATGAAGAAGAAGATCGAACAGGCAATAGAGAACGAGAAGTAA
- a CDS encoding amino acid permease, protein MAETTGNGFKLTLVAFVLITAAALMSIRTFPTQGVVGWQSIVFCLLAIVIYLIPASLVSAELATGWPQEGGVYVWVKEAFGEKWGFTAVWLQWFQMTIGFISILTFIAATFSFLFNPDLANNKLYLFIVIVVIWWGLTFINFRGLKDYARISSWSVVLGTFIPAAVLIIGGLWYILAGNPVQLTLHPAVSDFMPDLSSASNLVLLVTFVFVFIGIEMTATHAKEIKDVQKNYPLGILIVGVVMAVVSIIGALIVAMLVPVNNLNLLAGIMQSFNVIFVSLHLSWLTMLFALLIAIGAIGQVSTWILGPVRGLFATAAEGTLPPVLQKVNKNGIPVNMLILQGILITFWGAVYVLLPGGVNSSFWMLFALTTTVYIVMYFLMYAAAVKLRYTQPDVKRAFTIPGGKLGMWLVAGFGFLMMVLLFLLAMLPPTQIKEGSSFVIFMVVGTVLVAVVPLLIYAFKKPSWKISKTPAKTNE, encoded by the coding sequence ATGGCTGAAACCACTGGAAACGGATTCAAACTGACGCTTGTCGCGTTCGTTCTCATCACTGCCGCAGCCCTGATGAGCATACGGACGTTCCCGACCCAGGGCGTTGTCGGATGGCAGTCGATCGTCTTCTGCCTCCTTGCAATCGTTATCTACCTTATTCCTGCATCGCTCGTGTCCGCAGAGCTTGCAACCGGGTGGCCCCAGGAAGGGGGTGTTTATGTCTGGGTCAAGGAAGCCTTCGGGGAGAAATGGGGCTTTACCGCGGTCTGGCTGCAATGGTTCCAGATGACGATCGGGTTCATCAGCATCCTCACGTTCATTGCCGCAACCTTCTCGTTCCTCTTCAATCCCGATCTTGCCAACAACAAACTGTATCTGTTCATTGTAATCGTGGTCATCTGGTGGGGTCTCACGTTCATCAACTTCCGGGGGCTCAAGGATTATGCACGGATCAGTTCCTGGTCGGTAGTTCTCGGGACATTCATCCCGGCAGCCGTGCTGATCATCGGGGGATTATGGTACATCCTTGCGGGCAACCCGGTCCAGCTCACCCTTCATCCTGCGGTCAGCGACTTTATGCCCGATCTGTCCTCGGCATCCAACCTGGTACTCCTCGTCACCTTCGTCTTCGTCTTCATCGGCATCGAGATGACGGCAACGCATGCAAAGGAGATCAAGGATGTCCAGAAGAACTATCCGCTCGGGATTCTCATTGTCGGCGTTGTCATGGCAGTCGTGAGCATCATCGGGGCCCTCATCGTTGCCATGCTCGTTCCGGTCAACAACCTCAACCTGCTGGCAGGGATCATGCAGTCCTTCAATGTCATCTTCGTGAGCCTGCACCTGTCCTGGCTGACCATGCTCTTTGCCCTGCTCATCGCAATCGGGGCAATCGGCCAGGTCTCGACCTGGATCCTCGGCCCGGTCCGGGGTCTCTTTGCAACGGCTGCCGAGGGTACACTTCCTCCTGTTCTCCAGAAGGTCAACAAGAACGGCATCCCGGTCAACATGCTCATCCTCCAGGGCATCCTCATCACATTCTGGGGCGCAGTCTACGTGCTCCTGCCCGGCGGCGTGAACAGTTCCTTCTGGATGCTCTTTGCCCTGACAACAACCGTCTACATAGTCATGTATTTCCTGATGTATGCGGCAGCGGTCAAACTCCGCTATACCCAGCCTGACGTGAAGCGGGCCTTCACGATTCCCGGTGGAAAGCTCGGCATGTGGCTGGTTGCCGGGTTCGGGTTCCTCATGATGGTCCTCCTCTTCCTCCTGGCCATGCTCCCGCCAACCCAGATCAAGGAGGGCAGCAGCTTTGTGATCTTCATGGTTGTGGGTACAGTCCTTGTGGCAGTCGTTCCCCTGCTCATCTACGCGTTCAAGAAACCGTCCTGGAAGATCAGCAAGACTCCCGCAAAAACGAATGAGTAA
- the thsA gene encoding thermosome subunit alpha, whose translation MSQQLGQQPIIIVKEGTTKSSGQEAQNNNIAAAKAVAAAVRSTLGPRGMDKMLIDGIGEITITNDGVTILKEMDIEHPAAKMIVEVAKTQDAEVGDGTTTSVIIAGELLKNAEGLLTQSVHPTVITEGYRMAAAKSLEILDGIAITVKPTDTAMLKKIAGTALTGKNAEVSKELLSDIIVRAVTSVTDADGTADLAHINVEKKVGASTDATELIEGMVIDKERAHPSMPESVKNAKILLLNVALEFKKTEVNAKINMSTPEQVQAFLDEEEHMVRGMVDKVVASGANVVFCQKGIDDVAQHYLAKAGILAVRRVKKSDCENLARATGAVIANTIDTITPKDLGTAGLVEERKISGGEMIFIAKCKNPKAVSIIVRGGTEHVVDELERAIHDALMVVSVVISGKKIVAGGGAPETELSLRLREYAASIGGRAQLAIETFASSMEIIPKTLAENAGLDAIDMLVNMRAAHEAGKKTFGVDADAKKPSDMLKLGVVEPLRVKTQAISSAAEAAVMILRIDDVIAASKSAAPGGMPPGGMGGMPPGMG comes from the coding sequence ATGTCACAGCAACTCGGGCAACAACCCATCATCATTGTCAAGGAAGGAACAACCAAGTCAAGCGGGCAGGAAGCCCAGAACAATAATATTGCAGCGGCAAAGGCCGTTGCAGCCGCAGTCCGCTCAACCCTCGGCCCCCGGGGTATGGACAAGATGCTCATCGACGGGATCGGGGAGATCACCATCACCAACGACGGGGTCACCATCCTCAAGGAGATGGACATCGAGCACCCGGCCGCGAAGATGATAGTCGAGGTTGCCAAGACCCAGGACGCCGAAGTGGGCGACGGGACCACCACCTCGGTCATCATTGCCGGCGAACTGCTCAAGAATGCCGAAGGGCTCTTGACGCAGAGCGTCCACCCGACGGTCATCACCGAAGGCTACCGGATGGCTGCAGCCAAGTCCCTTGAGATCCTTGACGGTATTGCCATCACGGTCAAACCGACCGATACAGCGATGCTCAAAAAGATTGCCGGAACCGCACTGACCGGCAAGAATGCCGAGGTCTCCAAGGAGCTCCTCAGCGATATCATTGTCCGGGCCGTCACCTCGGTCACCGATGCGGACGGGACAGCGGATCTCGCCCACATCAATGTCGAGAAGAAAGTCGGTGCGTCAACGGATGCCACGGAACTGATCGAAGGCATGGTCATCGACAAGGAGCGGGCCCACCCCTCCATGCCCGAATCCGTCAAGAATGCCAAGATCCTCCTCCTCAACGTGGCGCTCGAGTTCAAGAAGACCGAAGTGAATGCCAAGATCAACATGTCCACCCCCGAACAGGTGCAGGCATTCCTCGACGAGGAAGAGCACATGGTCCGCGGCATGGTGGACAAGGTTGTTGCAAGCGGGGCGAACGTTGTCTTCTGCCAGAAAGGAATCGACGATGTGGCCCAGCACTACCTTGCCAAGGCCGGCATCCTTGCGGTCCGCCGGGTCAAGAAGAGCGACTGCGAGAACCTTGCCCGGGCAACCGGGGCGGTCATCGCCAACACCATTGACACGATCACGCCAAAGGATCTCGGCACTGCCGGGCTTGTCGAGGAGCGCAAGATCTCGGGCGGCGAGATGATCTTTATTGCAAAATGCAAGAACCCGAAGGCGGTCTCCATCATTGTCCGGGGCGGGACCGAGCACGTTGTCGACGAGCTCGAACGCGCCATCCACGATGCCCTCATGGTAGTCTCCGTGGTCATCTCCGGCAAGAAGATCGTTGCCGGCGGCGGGGCACCCGAGACCGAACTCTCGCTCCGTCTCCGCGAGTACGCGGCAAGCATCGGCGGCCGGGCCCAGCTGGCCATCGAGACCTTCGCGTCATCGATGGAGATCATCCCAAAGACCCTTGCAGAGAATGCCGGGCTCGATGCCATCGACATGCTCGTGAACATGCGGGCTGCCCACGAAGCCGGCAAGAAGACGTTCGGTGTCGATGCCGATGCCAAGAAGCCTTCCGATATGCTCAAGCTCGGCGTTGTCGAGCCCCTCCGGGTCAAGACCCAGGCCATCTCAAGCGCTGCAGAAGCAGCGGTCATGATCCTGCGGATTGACGATGTCATCGCAGCCTCGAAGTCAGCAGCCCCCGGCGGGATGCCACCCGGCGGAATGGGCGGCATGCCCCCGGGCATGGGATAA
- a CDS encoding methyltransferase domain-containing protein → MIEAGDRVLLAGEGREFWVKAGPGKLGTDKGQIELESLVGKAGGDVITTHSGSEFVIRIPRPTDFFTYGKRSGAPMLPKDIGLVIAYTGMNHNDDVLDAGTGSGIAAIYFGGVAKTVKTYEIRPEFSTLAIKNIAEAKLQNVEAVAKDFLDAEGSFDVVHLDLQIQTEHVTHAYSLLRSGGYLACYTPFLEQMAIVVDAATPLFREVHTHELIEREMTRSKRGTRPSTSVCHSGYVTIARK, encoded by the coding sequence ATGATCGAAGCAGGCGACCGGGTTCTTCTCGCAGGAGAAGGCAGGGAATTCTGGGTCAAAGCCGGGCCGGGAAAGCTCGGCACCGACAAGGGGCAGATCGAACTCGAATCCCTGGTCGGGAAAGCCGGCGGGGATGTGATCACCACCCACAGCGGCTCGGAGTTCGTTATCCGCATCCCGAGGCCAACGGATTTCTTTACGTACGGCAAGCGCTCGGGAGCCCCGATGCTGCCCAAAGACATCGGGCTCGTCATCGCCTATACCGGGATGAACCACAACGACGATGTGCTCGATGCAGGCACCGGCAGCGGCATTGCAGCCATCTATTTTGGCGGGGTTGCAAAGACCGTAAAAACCTACGAGATCCGTCCGGAGTTCTCCACGCTCGCGATCAAGAACATCGCCGAGGCAAAGCTGCAGAACGTGGAAGCGGTTGCAAAGGATTTTCTTGACGCTGAAGGGTCCTTCGATGTCGTCCATCTCGATCTCCAGATTCAGACCGAGCACGTGACCCATGCATATTCCCTGCTCCGGTCCGGGGGTTATCTCGCATGCTACACGCCGTTTTTGGAGCAGATGGCAATTGTCGTGGACGCGGCAACCCCGCTCTTCCGCGAGGTGCACACCCACGAGCTCATCGAGCGGGAGATGACCAGGTCCAAGCGGGGGACCCGGCCATCGACGTCGGTCTGTCACTCGGGGTATGTGACGATTGCGAGGAAATGA
- a CDS encoding nascent polypeptide-associated complex protein has protein sequence MLPGNINPRQMKAMMKKLGMNVEQIEDVQSIVIKTPKGSWIFDSAEVSAMTMQGATSYQITGEPRFVPAEIEIPAEDITMVAAQANVPVEKAKEALIATKGDIAEAIMKLAQ, from the coding sequence ATGCTTCCGGGAAATATCAACCCGCGCCAGATGAAGGCGATGATGAAGAAGCTCGGCATGAACGTCGAGCAGATTGAAGACGTACAGAGTATTGTTATCAAGACACCCAAGGGCAGCTGGATCTTCGATTCCGCCGAGGTCTCGGCAATGACCATGCAGGGTGCCACCAGTTACCAGATCACGGGCGAACCCCGGTTCGTCCCGGCAGAGATCGAGATCCCGGCAGAGGACATCACCATGGTTGCGGCACAGGCGAACGTTCCTGTGGAGAAGGCAAAGGAAGCCCTCATTGCAACGAAAGGCGATATTGCCGAAGCCATCATGAAGCTGGCCCAGTGA
- a CDS encoding PUA domain-containing protein, whose translation MSTGYSENSSLRRVQVIADFQFGGGIGTGLFPEGCTFLLSTTGRIRQILYEGSRLATIRASDGRLTIGIEGAKRLHALLPAPAYRVVIRDDVAEFVAQGKNAFAKHVVGADPAIRAGDDVLVVAGDDRLIACGAAVVSGTEMLAFNYGVAVKVRQGSEKDASGKYQPAPDEGDDEEARHERRAD comes from the coding sequence GTGTCAACAGGTTACTCGGAGAACAGTTCACTGCGGCGGGTCCAGGTCATCGCTGACTTCCAGTTCGGCGGGGGAATCGGGACAGGGCTCTTTCCCGAAGGCTGCACCTTCCTTCTCTCAACTACCGGGAGGATCCGGCAGATTCTCTATGAAGGATCCCGGCTTGCAACCATCCGGGCATCGGACGGCCGGCTGACCATCGGGATCGAGGGAGCAAAGAGACTGCACGCCCTCCTTCCGGCCCCGGCATACCGGGTGGTAATCCGGGACGACGTTGCGGAGTTCGTGGCACAGGGCAAGAACGCGTTTGCCAAGCATGTTGTGGGAGCCGACCCCGCCATCCGCGCGGGGGACGATGTTCTCGTCGTTGCCGGGGACGATCGCCTGATTGCCTGCGGGGCTGCGGTTGTTTCAGGCACCGAGATGCTTGCATTTAATTACGGAGTAGCCGTAAAAGTACGGCAGGGGAGTGAGAAAGATGCTTCCGGGAAATATCAACCCGCGCCAGATGAAGGCGATGATGAAGAAGCTCGGCATGAACGTCGAGCAGATTGA
- a CDS encoding DHH family phosphoesterase — MGFCDDVKAAAEQIAAAPEITIISHIDADGIASEAVLSQAISRQGITVRSVFVRQLEPLTMPQVPSDSSLKIFSDLGAGQQNLLEERGLTEKDVIIVDHHVSQPAGISYTQVNCLPYGHTRMSAAGVCYLIAKELDPKNADLAKLAIIGNVGDMMAREKCGLVGPAREIIVEDGIKSGNVEVRKKDLNCYGTATRPVHLSLAYNDDPFIKGISNNPEGARQFLKKLGIRQQTPDGRWYVWEEISNEEKRTIISALAEQLIANGERVDRLLAETYGFPDEIPRTPLRNAQEYATMLNACGRWSKPQVGGAILRGDRGTAYREAEHMLNNHRAIIRSLLQYIIDTGVKELDNLQYLHVGGRYPDTIVGIGAGMALSKLNANKPILIMCEVPEDTNLTKVSMRTTERVVEKGIDLQKALSDASAEYGGGGGGHKIAAGAYIPKTAEEEFVYRVNRLLGEQFTAAGPGHR, encoded by the coding sequence ATGGGTTTTTGTGATGATGTGAAAGCAGCCGCTGAACAGATCGCGGCAGCACCGGAAATTACCATCATCTCCCACATCGACGCCGATGGCATTGCAAGCGAGGCGGTTCTCTCCCAGGCAATCTCACGGCAGGGCATCACGGTCAGATCGGTTTTCGTGCGCCAGCTCGAACCCCTGACCATGCCGCAGGTTCCCTCTGATTCGTCCCTGAAGATCTTCTCGGATCTCGGCGCCGGACAGCAGAACCTCTTGGAAGAGCGGGGACTTACGGAAAAGGACGTGATCATCGTGGATCACCACGTGAGCCAGCCGGCCGGGATCTCTTACACCCAGGTCAACTGCCTGCCGTACGGCCACACCCGCATGAGCGCGGCCGGCGTCTGCTACCTGATAGCAAAGGAACTTGACCCGAAGAATGCGGATCTGGCCAAGCTTGCCATCATCGGTAATGTCGGAGACATGATGGCGCGGGAGAAGTGCGGGCTTGTCGGCCCGGCACGGGAGATCATTGTCGAGGACGGTATCAAAAGCGGGAACGTGGAGGTCCGCAAGAAAGATCTCAACTGTTACGGAACCGCCACCCGCCCGGTCCACCTCTCGCTTGCCTACAACGATGATCCGTTCATCAAGGGGATCAGCAACAATCCCGAGGGCGCCCGCCAGTTCTTGAAGAAACTCGGGATCCGTCAGCAGACTCCTGACGGCCGGTGGTATGTCTGGGAGGAGATATCGAACGAGGAGAAGCGGACGATCATCTCGGCGCTGGCCGAGCAGCTCATAGCCAATGGCGAGCGGGTCGACCGGCTCCTGGCAGAGACCTACGGGTTCCCGGACGAGATCCCCCGGACCCCGCTCCGGAATGCCCAGGAGTATGCCACCATGCTCAATGCCTGCGGGCGCTGGTCGAAACCCCAGGTAGGCGGCGCAATCCTCCGGGGCGACCGGGGCACGGCCTACCGCGAGGCCGAGCACATGCTCAACAACCACCGGGCGATCATCCGGAGCCTGCTCCAGTACATCATCGATACCGGGGTAAAAGAGCTCGACAACCTCCAGTATCTCCACGTGGGCGGGAGATATCCCGACACCATTGTCGGCATCGGGGCAGGCATGGCGCTCTCGAAGCTCAATGCCAACAAGCCCATCCTGATCATGTGCGAGGTACCGGAGGATACGAATCTGACCAAGGTCTCGATGCGGACCACGGAGCGGGTCGTGGAGAAGGGCATCGATCTCCAGAAAGCCTTAAGCGATGCCTCGGCCGAATACGGCGGCGGGGGCGGGGGTCACAAGATCGCGGCGGGAGCGTACATCCCGAAAACAGCAGAAGAGGAGTTTGTCTATCGTGTCAACAGGTTACTCGGAGAACAGTTCACTGCGGCGGGTCCAGGTCATCGCTGA
- a CDS encoding NAD(P)H-hydrate dehydratase, whose amino-acid sequence MNGFLEEGPITASRMRAVDRNAMALGVDELQLMESAGRGLAGQVLLQNPKRVLVLCGKGNNGGDGMVAARHLQRGVETDVVYYEAPDRSPSCTHQLSALRHCRLGLHPFSAREDLALLKPLFDRADVIIDALLGIGITCGIREPFATCIAMANDSPAKIIAADIPTPGIRADQICAFHRAKTAGSTVIDIGIPVRAECCTGPGDLLQLSPRDPKAHKGIGGSVLVIGGGPYQGAPYLAGLGALRAGADIVRIASPVFEPIPDLIFERLSGDRITEEHTERLIALAQKADVVVCGNGMGTESHAVVSAIAPHCKKAVFDADALRLPIPHALGETIYTPHGGEFARITGSVHPDDTFGRACAARDAKIGGTVILKGKTDIITDGRRVRFNRTGAPGMTVGGTGDVLAGIAASLLHRLPAFEAACIAAYVNGRAGELVGLERGEGMLASDLVDRIPEVLFGNGV is encoded by the coding sequence ATGAACGGCTTTTTGGAGGAGGGACCGATCACCGCTTCCCGGATGCGGGCCGTGGACCGGAACGCCATGGCGCTCGGGGTTGACGAGCTCCAGCTCATGGAGAGTGCCGGCAGGGGGCTCGCCGGCCAGGTGCTCCTGCAGAACCCAAAGCGGGTCCTGGTGCTCTGCGGCAAGGGCAACAACGGGGGGGACGGTATGGTTGCCGCCCGGCATCTCCAGCGGGGCGTTGAGACCGATGTTGTCTATTACGAGGCACCGGACCGGAGCCCGTCCTGCACCCACCAGTTGTCCGCCCTGCGGCACTGCCGTCTCGGGCTTCACCCGTTTTCTGCCCGCGAGGATCTCGCCCTGCTCAAGCCGCTGTTTGATCGGGCGGATGTGATCATCGATGCTCTTCTGGGAATCGGCATCACCTGCGGTATCCGGGAACCGTTTGCCACCTGCATTGCGATGGCGAACGACTCGCCTGCAAAGATCATTGCAGCTGATATCCCTACTCCGGGCATCCGTGCGGATCAGATCTGCGCTTTCCACCGGGCCAAGACCGCGGGTTCGACCGTGATCGATATCGGCATTCCTGTCAGGGCGGAATGCTGCACCGGCCCGGGGGATCTTCTGCAGCTCTCGCCCCGCGATCCGAAAGCCCACAAGGGTATCGGGGGCTCGGTGCTGGTCATCGGCGGGGGGCCGTACCAGGGCGCCCCGTATCTTGCGGGGCTCGGGGCACTCCGGGCCGGGGCCGATATTGTCCGGATCGCATCGCCCGTTTTTGAGCCAATCCCGGATCTCATTTTCGAGCGATTGTCCGGCGACCGGATTACGGAGGAACATACGGAGCGCCTGATCGCGCTCGCTCAGAAGGCCGATGTGGTTGTCTGCGGGAACGGGATGGGTACGGAGAGCCATGCGGTAGTCTCGGCCATTGCCCCGCATTGCAAAAAGGCAGTATTCGATGCGGATGCCCTGCGGCTCCCGATCCCCCATGCCCTCGGGGAGACCATCTATACCCCGCATGGCGGGGAATTTGCCCGGATCACTGGCTCAGTCCATCCGGACGATACCTTCGGCCGGGCCTGTGCTGCACGGGATGCAAAGATCGGCGGGACCGTCATCCTGAAAGGGAAGACCGATATCATCACGGACGGGCGCCGGGTCCGGTTCAACCGGACAGGAGCTCCCGGGATGACGGTCGGGGGAACCGGTGACGTGCTGGCAGGGATTGCCGCATCGCTCCTCCACCGGCTCCCGGCGTTCGAAGCAGCATGCATTGCCGCGTATGTCAACGGGCGGGCCGGCGAGCTGGTGGGATTAGAGCGGGGCGAGGGGATGCTCGCGTCCGATCTTGTGGACAGGATACCGGAAGTATTATTCGGGAACGGTGTTTGA
- the moaC gene encoding cyclic pyranopterin monophosphate synthase MoaC: protein MVKFTHIENDRAQMVDISGKGDVTREATAAGRIYLRPETLAAIRDGKVVKGNVLATARVAATMAVKNTSGMIPMCHPIPISSITVDFTEGDGYIESTVVVKMTGKTGVEMEALTGVSIALLTVWDMVKSAEKDKDGQYPVTRITDVRVVEKKKGK from the coding sequence ATGGTGAAGTTTACCCATATCGAGAATGATCGGGCGCAGATGGTGGATATCAGCGGAAAAGGCGATGTTACCCGCGAAGCAACGGCAGCTGGGAGGATCTATCTCCGACCGGAGACGCTTGCTGCGATCCGCGACGGCAAGGTTGTCAAAGGCAATGTGCTTGCAACAGCGCGGGTCGCAGCAACGATGGCGGTCAAGAACACTTCCGGGATGATACCCATGTGCCATCCCATCCCCATCAGTTCGATAACCGTCGATTTCACCGAAGGCGACGGGTATATCGAATCCACGGTGGTCGTGAAGATGACCGGGAAGACCGGGGTCGAGATGGAAGCCCTGACCGGTGTGTCCATTGCCCTTCTGACCGTGTGGGACATGGTCAAGTCAGCAGAGAAGGATAAGGACGGGCAGTACCCGGTCACCCGTATCACTGATGTGCGGGTTGTGGAGAAGAAGAAGGGGAAGTAA